A single region of the Marmota flaviventris isolate mMarFla1 chromosome 10, mMarFla1.hap1, whole genome shotgun sequence genome encodes:
- the Tnfrsf4 gene encoding tumor necrosis factor receptor superfamily member 4 isoform X4, with protein sequence MFHITQSVPSVSPSGLGQKGHIKNGVPHQLPGKGQWAERTGVFQRPSTHPLAMGVSTSPTGPNSRNLRGQSSKTSGVLAADCAPCPAGHFSPGDNKACKPWTNCTLTGKRTLKPGSMSSDTLCEDRTSPGALPWETQGPTARPTTALSTAALPGTSLGPSTPPSEARRGLPLAAVLGLGLSLLAPLAVLLALRLHGRAWRSSASGPPFKRNSPTHTPPWPRSESILGVGFVGQRPRHRPPTCALHTVLGAGPALGSPTYVVHTTCPTAPQ encoded by the exons ATGTTTCACATCACACAGTCGGTCCCCAGTGTCTCCCCCTCCGGGCTGGGCCAGAAGGGTCACATCAAGAATGGGGTTCCCCATCAGCTCCCTGGTAAGGGTCAGTGGGCAGAACGCACAGGGGTCTTCCAGAGGCCTTCCACCCACCCGCTTGCCATGGGGGTGAGCACCAGCCCCACAGGCCCCAACTCCAGGAACCTCCGGGGTCAGAGCTCAAAGACCTCGGGGGTCCTTGCTGCAGACTGTGCCCCCTGCCCTGCTGGCCACTTCTCACCAGGCGACAACAAGGCCTGCAAGCCCTGGACCAA ctgcaCCTTGACCGGGAAGCGCACCCTAAAACCAGGCAGCATGAGCTCAGACACCCTCTGCGAGGACAGGACTTCCCCAGGCGCACTACCCTGGGAGACCCAGGGCCCCACAGCCAGGCCCACCACTGCCCTGTCCACTGCAGCCCTGCCTGGAACTTCTCTAGGGCCCTCCACGCCCCCATCAGAGGCCCGCAGGG GCCTCCCGCTGGCTGCCGTCCTGGGCCTGGGCTTGAGCCTCCTGGCTCCCCTGGCTGTCCTGCTGGCCCTGCGCCTGCACGGAAGGGCCTGGAGGTCATCCG CTTCCGGACCCCCATTCAAGAGGAACAGCCCGACGCACACTCCACCCTGGCCAAGATCTGAGAGCATCCTGGGGGTGGGCTTTGTGGGGCAGCGCCCCAGGCACAGGCCACCCACCTGTGCCCTCCACACCGTTCTAGGTGCTGGGCCGGCTCTGGGCTCTCCTACGTATGTTGTGCATACTACCTGCCCAACGGCACCCCAATAA
- the Sdf4 gene encoding 45 kDa calcium-binding protein isoform X2 → MVSRQAPLCGLAAHCLCFLGVILLMDASARPANHSSTRERAVNREENEILPPDHLNGVKLEMDGHLNKDFHQEVFLGKDMDGFDEDAEPRRSRRKLMVIFSKVDVNTDRRISAKEMQRWIMEKTAEHFQEAVKENKMHFRAVDPDGDGRVSWDEYKVKFLVSKGHSEKEVADAIRNHEELKVDEETQEVLENLRDRWYQADNPPADLLLTEDEFLSFLHPEHSRGMLKFMVKEIIRDLDQDGDKQLSLPEFISLPVGTVENQQGQDIDDSWVKDRRREFEELIDSNHDGTVTMEELENYMDPMNEYNALNEAKQMIAIADENQNQHLEPEEVLKYSEFFTGSKLMDYARNVHEEF, encoded by the exons ATGGTGTCCAGGCAGGCTCCCCTCTGTGGCCTGGCTGCAcactgcctctgcttcctgggcGTTATCCTTCTGATGGACGCATCTGCTCGACCCGCCAACCACTCTTCCACTCGGGAGAGGGCAGTCAACAGGGAGGAGAACGAGATCCTGCCCCCAGACCACCTGAATGGGGTGAAGCTGGAGATGGACGGGCACCTTAACAAGGACTTCCATCAGGAGGTCTTCCTGGGGAAAGACATGGACGGGTTTGACGAGGATGCAGAGCCACGGAGGAGCCGGAGAAAGCTGATGGTCATCTTCTCCAA GGTGGATGTGAACACTGACCGGAGGATCAGTGCCAAGGAGATGCAGCGCTGGATCATGGAGAAGACGGCCGAGCACTTCCAGGAGGCTGTTAAGGAGAACAAGATGCACTTCCGGGCTGTGGACCCTGATGGCGATG GCCGCGTCTCCTGGGATGAGTACAAAGTGAAGTTCCTGGTGAGCAAAGGCCACAGTGAGAAGGAGGTTGCGGATGCCATCAGGAACCACGAGGAGCTCAAGGTGGACGAGGAGA CACAGGAAGTCCTGGAGAACCTCAGGGACCGCTGGTATCAGGCAGACAATCCCCCTGCAGACCTGCTGCTGACGGAGGATGAGTTCCTGTCATTCCTTCACCCTGAGCACAGCCGGGGCATGCTCAAGTTCATGGTCAAGGAGATCATCCGGGACTTGG ACCAGGACGGCGACAAGCAGCTCTCTCTGCCTGAGTTCATCTCGCTGCCTGTGGGCACCGTTGAAAACCAGCAGGGCCAGGACATCGACGACAGCTGGGTGAAAGACAGGAGGAGAGAGTTTGAGGAGCTGATTGACTCCAATCACGATGGGACCGTGACCATGGAGGAGCTGGAG AACTATATGGACCCCATGAACGAGTACAACGCCCTCAACGAGGCCAAGCAGATGATCGCCATTGCGGACGAGAACCAGAACCAGCACCTGGAGCCCGAGGAGGTGCTCAAGTACAGCGAGTTCTTCACGGGCAGCAAGCTCATGGACTACGCCCGCAACGTGCACGAGGAGTTCTGA
- the Sdf4 gene encoding 45 kDa calcium-binding protein isoform X1: protein MVSRQAPLCGLAAHCLCFLGVILLMDASARPANHSSTRERAVNREENEILPPDHLNGVKLEMDGHLNKDFHQEVFLGKDMDGFDEDAEPRRSRRKLMVIFSKVDVNTDRRISAKEMQRWIMEKTAEHFQEAVKENKMHFRAVDPDGDVLPAKCPHRPVLLGRVSWDEYKVKFLVSKGHSEKEVADAIRNHEELKVDEETQEVLENLRDRWYQADNPPADLLLTEDEFLSFLHPEHSRGMLKFMVKEIIRDLDQDGDKQLSLPEFISLPVGTVENQQGQDIDDSWVKDRRREFEELIDSNHDGTVTMEELENYMDPMNEYNALNEAKQMIAIADENQNQHLEPEEVLKYSEFFTGSKLMDYARNVHEEF, encoded by the exons ATGGTGTCCAGGCAGGCTCCCCTCTGTGGCCTGGCTGCAcactgcctctgcttcctgggcGTTATCCTTCTGATGGACGCATCTGCTCGACCCGCCAACCACTCTTCCACTCGGGAGAGGGCAGTCAACAGGGAGGAGAACGAGATCCTGCCCCCAGACCACCTGAATGGGGTGAAGCTGGAGATGGACGGGCACCTTAACAAGGACTTCCATCAGGAGGTCTTCCTGGGGAAAGACATGGACGGGTTTGACGAGGATGCAGAGCCACGGAGGAGCCGGAGAAAGCTGATGGTCATCTTCTCCAA GGTGGATGTGAACACTGACCGGAGGATCAGTGCCAAGGAGATGCAGCGCTGGATCATGGAGAAGACGGCCGAGCACTTCCAGGAGGCTGTTAAGGAGAACAAGATGCACTTCCGGGCTGTGGACCCTGATGGCGATG TGCTTCCTGCCAAGTGTCCTCACAGACCTGTTCTTCTAGGCCGCGTCTCCTGGGATGAGTACAAAGTGAAGTTCCTGGTGAGCAAAGGCCACAGTGAGAAGGAGGTTGCGGATGCCATCAGGAACCACGAGGAGCTCAAGGTGGACGAGGAGA CACAGGAAGTCCTGGAGAACCTCAGGGACCGCTGGTATCAGGCAGACAATCCCCCTGCAGACCTGCTGCTGACGGAGGATGAGTTCCTGTCATTCCTTCACCCTGAGCACAGCCGGGGCATGCTCAAGTTCATGGTCAAGGAGATCATCCGGGACTTGG ACCAGGACGGCGACAAGCAGCTCTCTCTGCCTGAGTTCATCTCGCTGCCTGTGGGCACCGTTGAAAACCAGCAGGGCCAGGACATCGACGACAGCTGGGTGAAAGACAGGAGGAGAGAGTTTGAGGAGCTGATTGACTCCAATCACGATGGGACCGTGACCATGGAGGAGCTGGAG AACTATATGGACCCCATGAACGAGTACAACGCCCTCAACGAGGCCAAGCAGATGATCGCCATTGCGGACGAGAACCAGAACCAGCACCTGGAGCCCGAGGAGGTGCTCAAGTACAGCGAGTTCTTCACGGGCAGCAAGCTCATGGACTACGCCCGCAACGTGCACGAGGAGTTCTGA
- the Tnfrsf4 gene encoding tumor necrosis factor receptor superfamily member 4 isoform X2, whose product MPQEFLSLRVALSSLIATSCQENPQTPVKAEMRTCAGAWGPAALLLLGLLLEVRAALNCVGDTYPNGQRCCQECQPGSGMVSRCEGPRDTVCLPCDPDSYNEAVNYEACKPCTQCNQRSGSELKKKCTPTQDTVCRCRPGTQPLDGFKPGVDCAPCPAGHFSPGDNKACKPWTNCTLTGKRTLKPGSMSSDTLCEDRTSPGALPWETQGPTARPTTALSTAALPGTSLGPSTPPSEARRGLPLAAVLGLGLSLLAPLAVLLALRLHGRAWRSSASGPPFKRNSPTHTPPWPRSESILGVGFVGQRPRHRPPTCALHTVLGAGPALGSPTYVVHTTCPTAPQ is encoded by the exons ATGCCCCAGGAGTTCCTGTCTCTCCGTGTGGCCCTGTCCT CCCTTATAGCCACATCCTGCCAGGAAAACCCCCAGACTCCTGTGAAGGCAGAGATGAGGACGTGCGCGGGGGCTTGGGGGCCTGCTGCCCTTCTGCTCCTTGGGCTCCTGCTTGAAGTCAGGGCTGCACTGAACTGTGTCGGAGACACCTATCCCAATGGCCAAAGGTGCTGTCAAGAGTGCCAGCCAG GTAGTGGGATGGTGAGCCGCTGTGAGGGACCCAGGGATACCGTGTGCCTCCCCTGCGACCCGGACTCCTACAATGAGGCAGTCAACTACGAGGCCTGCAAGCCCTGTACCCAGTGCAACCAGA GAAGTGGGAGTGAGCTCAAGAAGAAATGCACACCCACGCAGGACACTGTCTGCCGCTGTAGGCCAGGCACTCAGCCCCTGGATGGCTTTAAGCCTGGAGTCG ACTGTGCCCCCTGCCCTGCTGGCCACTTCTCACCAGGCGACAACAAGGCCTGCAAGCCCTGGACCAA ctgcaCCTTGACCGGGAAGCGCACCCTAAAACCAGGCAGCATGAGCTCAGACACCCTCTGCGAGGACAGGACTTCCCCAGGCGCACTACCCTGGGAGACCCAGGGCCCCACAGCCAGGCCCACCACTGCCCTGTCCACTGCAGCCCTGCCTGGAACTTCTCTAGGGCCCTCCACGCCCCCATCAGAGGCCCGCAGGG GCCTCCCGCTGGCTGCCGTCCTGGGCCTGGGCTTGAGCCTCCTGGCTCCCCTGGCTGTCCTGCTGGCCCTGCGCCTGCACGGAAGGGCCTGGAGGTCATCCG CTTCCGGACCCCCATTCAAGAGGAACAGCCCGACGCACACTCCACCCTGGCCAAGATCTGAGAGCATCCTGGGGGTGGGCTTTGTGGGGCAGCGCCCCAGGCACAGGCCACCCACCTGTGCCCTCCACACCGTTCTAGGTGCTGGGCCGGCTCTGGGCTCTCCTACGTATGTTGTGCATACTACCTGCCCAACGGCACCCCAATAA
- the Tnfrsf18 gene encoding tumor necrosis factor receptor superfamily member 18, with the protein MGPQASLCGVMLLCALGPGLSPARGQHCGPGRWLQGTGTDTRCCGSCAPDEKNCSDCICVKSEFHCGDPGCQTCTHHPCPPGQEAVPEGKFKFGFRCVDCAVGTFSSGHEGRCRPWTDCDQFGFLTMFHGNKTHNAVCFLGSLPAEPHGQLTILLVAMATCILVLTTAQLSLHIWQLRRKHTWPQETQPLLEVLRPPAEDACSCQFPEEERGERLEKDERGDPWV; encoded by the exons ATGGGCCCGCAGGCATCCCTGTGCGGGGTCATGCTGCTCTGCGCCCTGGGTCCGGGTCTGAGTCCCGCGCGAGGGCAGCACTGCGGCCCTGGCCGCTGGCTGCAAGGGACTGGGACCGATACGCGCTGCTGTGGCTCCTGTGCCCCGG ATGAGAAGAACTGTTCTGACTGTATATGTGTCAAGTCCGAATTCCACTGCGGGGACCCTGGATGCCAGACCTGTACACACCACCCCTGCCCTCCAGGCCAGGAAGCAGTGCCTGAAG GGAAGTTCAAGTTCGGCTTCAGGTGTGTGGACTGCGCTGTGGGGACCTTCTCCAGTGGCCACGAGGGCCGCTGCAGACCTTGGACAGA CTGCGACCAGTTTGGTTTTCTCACCATGTTCCATGGGAACAAAACTCACAATGCTGTATGCTTCCTGGGGTCTCTGCCCGCTGAGCCACATGGCCAGCTGACCATCCTCCTCGTGGCCATGGCCACCTGCATCCTCGTCCTGACCACAGCCCAGCTCAGCCTACACATTTGGCAGCTGAGGAGGAAGCACACGTGGCCTCAAG AGACCCAGCCACTTCTAGAGGTGCTCCGCCCACCAGCAGAGGATGCCTGCAGCTGCCAGTTCCCTGAGGAGGAGCGGGGGGAGCGGCTGGAGAAGGACGAGCGGGGGGATCCGTGGGTGTGA
- the Tnfrsf4 gene encoding tumor necrosis factor receptor superfamily member 4 isoform X3 — MQGHTHVHANRHAPAYTLSSRPSPPSPAALIATSCQENPQTPVKAEMRTCAGAWGPAALLLLGLLLEVRAALNCVGDTYPNGQRCCQECQPGSGMVSRCEGPRDTVCLPCDPDSYNEAVNYEACKPCTQCNQRSGSELKKKCTPTQDTVCRCRPGTQPLDGFKPGVDCAPCPAGHFSPGDNKACKPWTNCTLTGKRTLKPGSMSSDTLCEDRTSPGALPWETQGPTARPTTALSTAALPGTSLGPSTPPSEARRGLPLAAVLGLGLSLLAPLAVLLALRLHGRAWRSSGGSSFRTPIQEEQPDAHSTLAKI, encoded by the exons ATGCAGGGACACACGCATGTGCACGCCAACAGGCACGCACCTGCTTACACACTTTCTTcccgcccctccccaccctcccccgcAGCCCTTATAGCCACATCCTGCCAGGAAAACCCCCAGACTCCTGTGAAGGCAGAGATGAGGACGTGCGCGGGGGCTTGGGGGCCTGCTGCCCTTCTGCTCCTTGGGCTCCTGCTTGAAGTCAGGGCTGCACTGAACTGTGTCGGAGACACCTATCCCAATGGCCAAAGGTGCTGTCAAGAGTGCCAGCCAG GTAGTGGGATGGTGAGCCGCTGTGAGGGACCCAGGGATACCGTGTGCCTCCCCTGCGACCCGGACTCCTACAATGAGGCAGTCAACTACGAGGCCTGCAAGCCCTGTACCCAGTGCAACCAGA GAAGTGGGAGTGAGCTCAAGAAGAAATGCACACCCACGCAGGACACTGTCTGCCGCTGTAGGCCAGGCACTCAGCCCCTGGATGGCTTTAAGCCTGGAGTCG ACTGTGCCCCCTGCCCTGCTGGCCACTTCTCACCAGGCGACAACAAGGCCTGCAAGCCCTGGACCAA ctgcaCCTTGACCGGGAAGCGCACCCTAAAACCAGGCAGCATGAGCTCAGACACCCTCTGCGAGGACAGGACTTCCCCAGGCGCACTACCCTGGGAGACCCAGGGCCCCACAGCCAGGCCCACCACTGCCCTGTCCACTGCAGCCCTGCCTGGAACTTCTCTAGGGCCCTCCACGCCCCCATCAGAGGCCCGCAGGG GCCTCCCGCTGGCTGCCGTCCTGGGCCTGGGCTTGAGCCTCCTGGCTCCCCTGGCTGTCCTGCTGGCCCTGCGCCTGCACGGAAGGGCCTGGAGGTCATCCG GGGGAAGCAGCTTCCGGACCCCCATTCAAGAGGAACAGCCCGACGCACACTCCACCCTGGCCAAGATCTGA
- the Tnfrsf4 gene encoding tumor necrosis factor receptor superfamily member 4 isoform X5: MRQSTTRPASPVPSATRPPPQPPPAPPGSGSELKKKCTPTQDTVCRCRPGTQPLDGFKPGVDCAPCPAGHFSPGDNKACKPWTNCTLTGKRTLKPGSMSSDTLCEDRTSPGALPWETQGPTARPTTALSTAALPGTSLGPSTPPSEARRGLPLAAVLGLGLSLLAPLAVLLALRLHGRAWRSSASGPPFKRNSPTHTPPWPRSESILGVGFVGQRPRHRPPTCALHTVLGAGPALGSPTYVVHTTCPTAPQ; encoded by the exons ATGAGGCAGTCAACTACGAGGCCTGCAAGCCCTGTACCCAGTGCAACCAGA CCTCCTCCACAGCCTCCACCTGCACCCCCAGGAAGTGGGAGTGAGCTCAAGAAGAAATGCACACCCACGCAGGACACTGTCTGCCGCTGTAGGCCAGGCACTCAGCCCCTGGATGGCTTTAAGCCTGGAGTCG ACTGTGCCCCCTGCCCTGCTGGCCACTTCTCACCAGGCGACAACAAGGCCTGCAAGCCCTGGACCAA ctgcaCCTTGACCGGGAAGCGCACCCTAAAACCAGGCAGCATGAGCTCAGACACCCTCTGCGAGGACAGGACTTCCCCAGGCGCACTACCCTGGGAGACCCAGGGCCCCACAGCCAGGCCCACCACTGCCCTGTCCACTGCAGCCCTGCCTGGAACTTCTCTAGGGCCCTCCACGCCCCCATCAGAGGCCCGCAGGG GCCTCCCGCTGGCTGCCGTCCTGGGCCTGGGCTTGAGCCTCCTGGCTCCCCTGGCTGTCCTGCTGGCCCTGCGCCTGCACGGAAGGGCCTGGAGGTCATCCG CTTCCGGACCCCCATTCAAGAGGAACAGCCCGACGCACACTCCACCCTGGCCAAGATCTGAGAGCATCCTGGGGGTGGGCTTTGTGGGGCAGCGCCCCAGGCACAGGCCACCCACCTGTGCCCTCCACACCGTTCTAGGTGCTGGGCCGGCTCTGGGCTCTCCTACGTATGTTGTGCATACTACCTGCCCAACGGCACCCCAATAA
- the Tnfrsf4 gene encoding tumor necrosis factor receptor superfamily member 4 isoform X1, whose translation MQGHTHVHANRHAPAYTLSSRPSPPSPAALIATSCQENPQTPVKAEMRTCAGAWGPAALLLLGLLLEVRAALNCVGDTYPNGQRCCQECQPGSGMVSRCEGPRDTVCLPCDPDSYNEAVNYEACKPCTQCNQRSGSELKKKCTPTQDTVCRCRPGTQPLDGFKPGVDCAPCPAGHFSPGDNKACKPWTNCTLTGKRTLKPGSMSSDTLCEDRTSPGALPWETQGPTARPTTALSTAALPGTSLGPSTPPSEARRGLPLAAVLGLGLSLLAPLAVLLALRLHGRAWRSSASGPPFKRNSPTHTPPWPRSESILGVGFVGQRPRHRPPTCALHTVLGAGPALGSPTYVVHTTCPTAPQ comes from the exons ATGCAGGGACACACGCATGTGCACGCCAACAGGCACGCACCTGCTTACACACTTTCTTcccgcccctccccaccctcccccgcAGCCCTTATAGCCACATCCTGCCAGGAAAACCCCCAGACTCCTGTGAAGGCAGAGATGAGGACGTGCGCGGGGGCTTGGGGGCCTGCTGCCCTTCTGCTCCTTGGGCTCCTGCTTGAAGTCAGGGCTGCACTGAACTGTGTCGGAGACACCTATCCCAATGGCCAAAGGTGCTGTCAAGAGTGCCAGCCAG GTAGTGGGATGGTGAGCCGCTGTGAGGGACCCAGGGATACCGTGTGCCTCCCCTGCGACCCGGACTCCTACAATGAGGCAGTCAACTACGAGGCCTGCAAGCCCTGTACCCAGTGCAACCAGA GAAGTGGGAGTGAGCTCAAGAAGAAATGCACACCCACGCAGGACACTGTCTGCCGCTGTAGGCCAGGCACTCAGCCCCTGGATGGCTTTAAGCCTGGAGTCG ACTGTGCCCCCTGCCCTGCTGGCCACTTCTCACCAGGCGACAACAAGGCCTGCAAGCCCTGGACCAA ctgcaCCTTGACCGGGAAGCGCACCCTAAAACCAGGCAGCATGAGCTCAGACACCCTCTGCGAGGACAGGACTTCCCCAGGCGCACTACCCTGGGAGACCCAGGGCCCCACAGCCAGGCCCACCACTGCCCTGTCCACTGCAGCCCTGCCTGGAACTTCTCTAGGGCCCTCCACGCCCCCATCAGAGGCCCGCAGGG GCCTCCCGCTGGCTGCCGTCCTGGGCCTGGGCTTGAGCCTCCTGGCTCCCCTGGCTGTCCTGCTGGCCCTGCGCCTGCACGGAAGGGCCTGGAGGTCATCCG CTTCCGGACCCCCATTCAAGAGGAACAGCCCGACGCACACTCCACCCTGGCCAAGATCTGAGAGCATCCTGGGGGTGGGCTTTGTGGGGCAGCGCCCCAGGCACAGGCCACCCACCTGTGCCCTCCACACCGTTCTAGGTGCTGGGCCGGCTCTGGGCTCTCCTACGTATGTTGTGCATACTACCTGCCCAACGGCACCCCAATAA
- the B3galt6 gene encoding beta-1,3-galactosyltransferase 6, with protein sequence MHAAPPRRHACAFSAAAAAMRLPRRAWRRRAALGLGGLALCSVALLYLARCASQATAPDAASAPRAAAFLAVLVASAPRAAERRTAVRSTWLSTVQRGGTSDVWARFAVGTGGLGAEQRRALEREQERHGDLLLLPALRDAYENLTAKVLAMLAWLDEHVAFEFVLKADDDSFARLDALLAELRAREPARRRRLYWGFFSGRGRVKPGGRWREAAWQLCDYYLPYALGGGYVLSADLVHYLRLSREYLRAWHSEDVSLGAWLAPVDVQREHDPRFDTEYKSRGCSNQYLVTHKQSPEDMLEKQQMLLREGRLCKREVQLRLSYVYDWSAPPSQCCQRKEGIP encoded by the coding sequence ATGCACGCGGCGCCCCCTCGGCGCCACGCCTGCGCATTCAGCGCGGCTGCTGCCGCGATGAGACTTCCGCGGCGCGCGTGGCGGCGCCGGGCGGCGCTGGGCCTGGGCGGCCTCGCGCTTTGCAGCGTCGCGCTGCTGTATCTGGCGCGCTGCGCGTCCCAGGCAACCGCTCCCGACGCCGCCTCGGCGCCCCGCGCCGCCGCCTTTTTGGCCGTACTGGTGGCCAGCGCGCCCCGCGCCGCCGAGCGCCGTACCGCTGTGCGCAGCACGTGGCTGTCGACCGTGCAGCGCGGCGGCACCAGCGACGTGTGGGCGCGCTTCGCCGTGGGCACGGGCGGTCTGGGCGCGGAGCAGCGGCGCGCCTTGGAGCGAGAGCAGGAGCGGCACGGAGACTTGCTGCTGCTGCCCGCACTCCGCGACGCCTACGAGAACCTCACCGCCAAGGTGCTGGCCATGCTGGCCTGGCTAGACGAACACGTGGCCTTCGAGTTCGTGCTCAAGGCGGACGACGACTCGTTTGCTCGGCTGGACGCGCTGCTGGCCGAGCTCCGCGCGCGCGAGCCcgcgcgccgccgccgcctctACTGGGGTTTCTTCTCGGGTCGCGGGCGCGTCAAGCCCGGAGGTCGCTGGCGCGAGGCTGCGTGGCAACTCTGTGACTACTATCTCCCCTACGCGCTGGGCGGGGGCTACGTGCTCTCGGCGGACCTGGTCCATTACCTGCGCCTCAGCCGCGAGTATCTGCGCGCGTGGCATAGTGAGGACGTGTCTCTGGGCGCCTGGCTGGCACCGGTGGACGTGCAGCGGGAGCACGACCCGCGCTTCGACACCGAGTACAAGTCGCGCGGCTGCAGCAACCAATATCTGGTGACACACAAGCAGAGCCCGGAGGACATGCTAGAGAAGCAGCAGATGCTGCTACGTGAAGGCCGGCTGTGCAAGCGCGAGGTGCAGCTGCGCCTCTCCTATGTCTATGACTGGTCGGCGCCACCTTCGCAGTGCTGTCAGCGGAAGGAGGGCATCCCCTGA